The genomic DNA TCCGGCTGAAGCCGGGACAGCCATGAGCGTCGCCGAAAACCTGGCCGAGGCCAAGCGGCGCTGGACGGCGTGGCGGGACCGGCTGCGTGCACGTCCGGCCGTCGAGTTCACCTACCGGATCGCGGTCGGTGTCGTCGGCACGCTCGTGCTGGCGGTCGGCATCGTGGCGATCCCGTACCCGGGTCCTGGTTGGGCCATCGTGTTTCTCGGCTTGGCGATCCTGGCCAGCGAATTCGACTTCGCGAAGCGGGCGCTGCGCTACGTCCGGGCCCGCTACGACGCCGTGATGGCGTGGTTCGATCGCCAGCACATCGCGGTCAAGGGGATCAGCGCGGCGTTCACCGGACTGTTCGTGGTGGGCACGCTGTGGCTGTTCGGTGTCGTCGGCTGGAGCGCCGGACTGGTCGGACTGGAGCAGCAGTGGCTCAAGAGCCCTATCGGGCTGGGGTCCTGATCAGGCCCACCGATAGCATGACAGCGTTCGCACTAGCCCTCGCATGGTAGGAGACTCCCCGATGAGCGCCGCCCCCAGCCCAGCCCCCGCTGCCCCGATCCGGGTCGCGGCCGGGACTACCGCCGGCGCGGCGGTGCGCGAGGCGGATCTGCCCAGTCGTGGGACCCCGGATGCGATCGTGGTGGTGCGTGACGGCGAGGGGCGCCTGCGTGATCTTTCTTGGACCCCGGACACCGATGTCGAGGTGACGCCGGTGGCCGCCAACACCGATGACGGCCGCAGCGTGATCCGGCATTCGTGCGCCCATGTGCTGGCTCAGGCCGTACAGGACCTCTTCCCGCAGGCCAAGTTGGGTATCGGGCCGCCGATCATC from Mycobacterium sp. DL440 includes the following:
- a CDS encoding TIGR02611 family protein translates to MSVAENLAEAKRRWTAWRDRLRARPAVEFTYRIAVGVVGTLVLAVGIVAIPYPGPGWAIVFLGLAILASEFDFAKRALRYVRARYDAVMAWFDRQHIAVKGISAAFTGLFVVGTLWLFGVVGWSAGLVGLEQQWLKSPIGLGS